The genomic window GACTGAGGGTGGCCTGAAGGTCGAGCCGCCAGAGGTAGCCGCCAGCGTCTAGCCGCCACACGTCGCACGGGGCCACGAGGGAACCTCGGCGAGGGCATGCGTACGGGACGCGCACCCGACAGGTGAAACCGGCACATGAGCCCCACGCCGGCACGGGGGCGCCATCCTTGGCGGCGAGCACCACCCGCACCTCGGAAGCAGCCGCCGATGGGGCCATGGTAGCGTCGGCGTCCTCCCTACCGGACACTGCCCGGTTGAAAGCCACGTTTGTCCACGTGACGCGGCCGCACTGGTCGGACACGAACGTTGGGGCCTCGTCGCCGCCGCAGGCCGCAGCATACGGCGCCTCGCCGTCGCGCCAGATGCTTGTAACGTCCTCAACCGTCACCCAGGACACCACTTGCCGCAGGGCCTGCGGCTGTCTGACAACGTGGGCAGACGCCAGATTCGCCACCGGCGCCGCCCCACCGAACCCCTCCTCTGCCGGCAGCGCAGGCATGAGCGGCAGGGTTGCAGGCAGGGGTGGAGGAGGCGACGAGTCGACGGACGTCATCCCcgacgaggaggacgacggcgaggacaaACGCTTGTCCTGCACATAGTCCAACTTTTGCGTCGTCGGTGCAGCCACAGTGGCCGACTTCTTGGGCTTCGGTCCCCTCCTCCCAGTGCCCCCTGGCCCTGCAACCGCCTTCCGTTTCCCCTTCCCCTTCCCAGCCGGCACGGCCGGCATCGGCGCAGGCGACATCGCCGCCGGCTTTGGCGCGATGGGCCTAAACTTCAGCATGGCCCTTCCCATGTGCCACCCCTGGCCTGCCTGGGCGGCCCTCGGCGCCAAGCAGCACCCTCCCTTCCTCTCCATCATACACCACGCACCTCGGCGGAAGCAGAACAGAACGTCTGCGAGCCTGCGACTAGTCTCAGCTACACCGAGTGCTACTTTCTCGGCGCGGTGCGAGTAGACCACGGCGGCAAGCAGGTTGGTTTTATCAAGGACGCGCAAGGGACACGCGTCAGGGAGCACAGGTGTCGCGAGTGGGAGCGGGCTATGATTGGTCTCGCGACACCACCTGGCCCCCGACGGGCAGCGGCAGCACGTGAAAGGCCGCGACCCCATTGGGCGCGCTCGCCATGGCTGCCGTGGCACGCAAGCGGATTTaaatatctactccctccatctacgtgagtaagtcatcttaggttatgcaccgtgaccaaggaagaggaaaaaacaagagaacttaatgttcatttgctaattaatagcattgcatgcaatgaactagccactgcatgtcgtgtttggtagtctcaagtcattaaaaacatgtacaccccacatatcttattggttgatatgtcaagaaacaaaaaacgagataaaatttaatgcaccgcgcctaagtgttttgggattatttggttttcataagatgacttacacacctagacggagggagtactaggagTACCAGACTGGCCAGTAAGAGAAGAGATTTGTACTAGCGCTAGCGCGACGTGTCGCTTGCTTGCTGCCCCATCCGTAGAACACAAGAGAGCGCAAAAGGCGTAATTCGCTTCGGCTACAAGTACAAGCACGCGCACCTCACTGAGAGGTGGGCCTGACGGAGCTATGAGGTCCACATGTCTGTGGGCCGAAGTTCAGGTTTTGCGTGTGTTGTTGCTGCGGGTAAAGGTGGCGGTGGTCGGGTGGGTAGAGTGGGGGTGAGGATTTTGGACCAATGGGAGTGCGTCCAGTGTGCAGCGCTTTATTGGTGGGGAGGGAACACGTAGAGCGGTCAGAGGGACCGTCTGGAAGATCAATGGCTCGTGGCCCCATAGCTGCTGCTTTATCTTAGGGAAAGGAACCGGGCACCaaatctactactccctccattccaaaatagatgactcaactttatattactttagtacaaagttgagtcatctattttagaacggagggggTACACAACATGGTCCAAGTCTCTAGACTAGTGAAAGTGAAGTTGTTGTACCGTGCGTGCGTTAGGCATACTCTCCAGTTGATGCATCGGCCTACCCTAGGTCGGCGCAAGCATTGCGACTTCCTACTTGCCAGCAAAATAAAAGCTACCTTGCCCTCGACCCATACGTTGCGGCCTATCACGCAACACTTAATATTTGCTCGGTTTTTCTTAATCAATAAAATAGGGATTGGGAAATAGTATTACTTACTCCTATCAAGGGGAGATACAAGGCTTCAGGACGGTGACTTCCAAAAGGGCATACATGAGACGGCAAGGGTAGTTCTGTAACTTTTAATCAGCACAAAGTCCTCATTGTAACAGCAGGCAAACAGCCCATTCTGTAACGAGTTACAAACTTGAGAAGCAGCATACAAGATACAACTAAGACAACCACAAATCGCAAACCTGCCTTTTGTTAGCTAGTACCTTCTTGTCATGTGGTTATCTGAACCATCATGTTCTCTATAAAATCTAGCAACAGAATGTAAAAGTCAACAAACAACAGTCACTATTTTACAAGTCATTTCCAGAGCTTGACAAGCCTGTCATGACTAACTGAGGCAACCttgcctgttgcgctcgatgctgCTAGGGCTGCAATTAAACCGTCATGAGCATTGTTAAAGGTCATGGCATTCTTCTCCCTGATGTCCCAAAGTTCCAAGGACTGCACGGCAGAGTATAGCAACACACACTATCAGCATGCTCACTAAATGGAGTTTCTGCACTCAAGCTCAAATGCACCCTCATGAACAGTAAGCTTGAAAAAGCATTTCTACTGAGCTGGGTGgaaaaaacaaaattgatgctccaaaaagACTATTTTTTTAAAGCATTTTAGAGTGCTATTTTAAGATCGAGCCCAAATTCAATTAATTCTCTACTTACTTTTTCCTGTTCATAGGGGGCATTTGGGCTCGGGATTAAAAGGGCACTTTCGAAACTTACCTCGTAACAACCAATGACGAGCAAAGAAGGGTGAGCTGGATGGAAAACACATGTTTGAAACTTGTTCCCACTGCAGTTCAACTCATTCACAAATTCACCATCCTGCCCAGAAGTAAATGACCATATTCTGACAGCATCTTCACTAACAGAAGCGAGATAGTCACCCGCA from Triticum aestivum cultivar Chinese Spring chromosome 3B, IWGSC CS RefSeq v2.1, whole genome shotgun sequence includes these protein-coding regions:
- the LOC123065433 gene encoding uncharacterized protein; protein product: MGSRPFTCCRCPSGARWCRETNHSPLPLATPVLPDACPLRVLDKTNLLAAVVYSHRAEKVALGVAETSRRLADVLFCFRRGAWCMMERKGGCCLAPRAAQAGQGWHMGRAMLKFRPIAPKPAAMSPAPMPAVPAGKGKGKRKAVAGPGGTGRRGPKPKKSATVAAPTTQKLDYVQDKRLSSPSSSSSGMTSVDSSPPPPLPATLPLMPALPAEEGFGGAAPVANLASAHVVRQPQALRQVVSWVTVEDVTSIWRDGEAPYAAACGGDEAPTFVSDQCGRVTWTNVAFNRAVSGREDADATMAPSAAASEVRVVLAAKDGAPVPAWGSCAGFTCRVRVPYACPRRGSLVAPCDVWRLDAGGYLWRLDLQATLSLSLGGFI